The Pelodiscus sinensis isolate JC-2024 chromosome 4, ASM4963464v1, whole genome shotgun sequence genomic sequence tgaCTAGACAGTAGAGCAAAATTCAGATTCCCCTTCCACAGAGATGTTTGGGGGTAGATTTGGAACATGCCTATCAGGGATGAGTTAAATCAATGTTGTCACAATACAGGAAGATGAACTAGATGACTCATGAGATCAGTCCCTACCCACACTACTCATTCTATTTCAGCACTGATTTCCTTGGTGGCGTAAGCTGCAGGGATGGAGATTTGCCTAATGGAAAGTAATCACTTTGCAGCCTTTTCCTTTTAAAGTGCCTTCATTCTTGTAGGAAAGGAAGAGTGCCTGCCATCCCCGCACCTGCTGTCCTGAACTTCTGTTCTGTGCAATTCACCCTGATGGGAGAGGGGATGTGTAAAGGCCCAAGAGAAGTTGAGTGGACATTTGAAATATTACCAGCTATAGATAGAGGTGaacctcccgccccgccccccaccttaAGCAGTGCCCCAGTATACAAGTGACTTCAGCTCCTGCACTATGTAGGGAAGAAATCTGTACATATGATATGCATAGCAGGGAATATCTGTCATCTATACAGCAGGAGTCAGATTTCAAATACCAGGAGCAACCTAGATTAAAGCCAGGACTTAAGCCATCGGAACAAATATAGTTTTTTACATTAGTGCATTCCAGGCCTAATTTAGGAGTTGATGTCACTGGATATTTTCACTGAATTATCTCAAATAAAATCTTAAGGCCTTCTGGTTATTACCATGGTGATGTTGCTCCAACTCTACAGTGGAATTATTCAGTCTTTTACGATCAGAATTGTGCGGGATGAAATGCTCATTCCAGATGAAGTGAAGCCAGTTTGCTCTAATGTTGAACTTTGTTTATGAAGTTGTGTGGCTGTGGTCAGTTTGTGTCCTTctggaagaatcatagaacattagaactggaaaggaccttgagagatcatcaaatccaatTTCCTGCCCacacggcaggactaagcactgtgtagatcatccctgatagatgtctatccaaactgcccttaactatctccagtgatagagattgcacaacctccataggtaatttattccagtgtttaaccaccctgacagttggacattaggaaaaacttcctaacctaaaccttccttgctgcaatttaagcccattgcttcttgttctatcctcagaggtcaaggagaacaatttttctccctcctccttgtaacatccttttagatacctgaaaactgctctcatgtcccctctgttttctcttttctaaactaaacaagcccagttctttcagtcttccctcatagttcatgtttcttaggtctttaatcatttttgtatatttttctctggaccttctccagtttttccacagttcttgaaatgtggtgcccagatctggacacaatactccaactgaggcccaatcagcatagagtaaagcagaagaatgacttctcatgtcttgctcacaacactcctgttaatgcatcccagaatcatgtttactttttttgcaacagtatcactctgttgactcatatttagcttgtgatccactgtgacccctagatccctttctgcagtactccttcccaatcacttcccattctgtatgagtGAAACAGATTGTCCCTTCTTAagtggagttctttgcatttgtctttattaaacttcatcctatttacctcagacaatttctccagtttgtccagatcactttgaattaagaccctatcctccaaagcacttgcaacccctcccagatgggtataatctacaaacttaataagtataCACTCTGTCAACATCTAAATGACtgatgaagatatcgaacagAACCTGTTCCAAaatagacccctgtggaaccccacttgttatgtatgattgtgaaccattaataactactcactgagaatggttatccagccagtaatGCACcacctttatagtagccccaattatgttgtatttccctagtttattgataagatggtcatgcaagaccatatcaaatcccttattaaagtctaggtgtaTTATGTCtaccgcttcttccttatccacaagatttgttatgctatcaaagaaagctattagattggtttgacatgaattgttctttacaaacccacactgactgttacttatcaccttattatcttccagttgtttgcagatgaattccttaattacttgcttccgTATCTTCCcagacacagaagttaaactgactggtcggtagttttctgggttgtttttatttatctttttatagatgggcactgtatttgcccttttccagtcttctggaatctctcctgacttccatgacttttcaaagatgaacactaaaggctcagatagctcctctatcagctccttgaatattttaggatgcatttcaacaGGCCCTgttgacttgaagacatctaacttttctaagtaattttaacttgtttttttttattattttaacttctaagcaTACCCCATTTCTACTaacattcattatgttaggcatcccatcaccattaatcttcttgacaaaaactaaaacaaataagtcattaagcacctctgccatttccacgcttcctgttattgtttctccctcttcattgagtaatgggcctaccctatcccatgtcttcctcttgcttctaatatatttgcagaatgtcttcttgttaccctttatgtctctagctagattgagctcattttgtgcttttacctttctaatcttgtccctgcatacttgcattgtttgcttatattcaccctttgtaatttgacctagtttccacttttttatatgactccttttttattcttAGGTCATGTAAGATCTCCTAGTTAAGCCAAGTGGTCTTTTacccatactttctatcttttccatgcagtggaatagtttgttcTGGGGCCCTTAATaatttccctttgaaaaactgccaactctctttagTTGTTTttctcttaggccgtgtccagactcaggggttttttctggaaaagtagtcttttcccgaaaaaacttcccctgcgtccagactcaagccacgttctttcgaaattatttcgaaagaacgcggcttttctttcgatggcggtaaacctcatttcacgaggaagaacgccttctttcgaaagttcctctttcgaaagaaggcattcttcaatgtaaagaggccatcttcgaaagagagcatccagactcgctgggtgctctctttcgaaaaagcggatttctctttcgaaagatccgcctgcagtctagacgcgatctttcgaaagaggctctttcgaaagaggctttcgaaagagcctctttcgaaagaagcctgcagtctagacatagcctaagtcttgcttcctatgggACTTTAGCTACCAACTGTCTGAGTtcactaaaatctgccttcctgaaatccattgtatctcttttgctgttttcccttctatcattccttagaatcattaactatgattccatgatcactttcacctaagctgccttccactttcaaattttcaaccagttcctcccaatgtgttaaaatcaaatgtagaacagctttcccccagtagctttctcaactttctgaaataaaaaattgtttccagTGGAGTCCAAGAatgtattggataatctgtgcatTGGCTAATATTTAATTGCAAACTTAAAATCAATTGCATTTTTTGCAGAACCTCTGATGCCCATTGAGCATGTTGTTAAAGCAGGTCAAAGAAATATTGGTGTATACAAAAGGAGAAATGCTCTCCTTTCGAATTGGAACAGTGCTTTTGTAAGGAGGTTaactggctactgttggcagacaggacactgggctagatgggtttctggtctgacccagtgtggccattcttatgttcttatgtagggtCTGAATCAGTGCTTCCATTatagccagctggaatgggaaaggaatcctgggtgtggttatgtaaatacccTTCACTCATGTTGCTTAGACCTGCTAGATATTCAGTTGTTAGAACGATGTTTTGCCTATTGTAATCAATTTGGCtattgtggggtcacaaactgagctaaccctaaatgcaggaattgtaagatatgatcaccaatgcttgtagctattgggaatgcagaaaaatcaaactgtttaactcagttcaaaggagagaaactgtcCATATAAATAGTCTCAGATGGacaagactctctctctctctctctgccagacTCTGTGAAGGcaactgggggaagggcagagctctgaaccagcaggctgcatgccctccaggtGGGAGCTACAAGattggttcaacctgtttctctccccactccttgatagaactaaaacagactccgtacggagtctctttattattttaaaattgtattccagtggatgctggaatcttttTGCTGGACTGTGCTGCGGGCTAAGCACTGAAATCACTGCGGAGCTCAAATCCCTAGGTTTAGCCCACAGCCAAATCATCACAAGGCCAACAGCAGCAACAAGCAGCTGGCAGGGCAGCcggtgggagcagcagctggcagggtggctggtgggagcgaCCAGCAGGCAGTTGGCAGGTGCagtggcaggtgggagcagcagcaggtggggcaGCTGACAGAAGCAGAACATAGGTGGCATTGCCACATGCTCAATGAGGGGAGATGTCATGATGATGTACCTATGAACTCTGGGCCTGCACTGACTGGACAAAGCTGTgagtggggtgtttgaagtgAGCAGAAACCACACTAAATGAGTTGGAGGCTAAACTAAAGATCTTTAAGCAAAAGACTCTGCCCTGCGGACTCCAGGAATGGTACCTTGCTTAcgggttttctttgtttatgttgCAGGTTTTCTTGTTTATGTGTGTTTCCTTAGGTTGATGCTATATTATTGTTATTAAACAGACTCCAACTATCTCCAACGcagtgcttgtgagaggggaaggaTTGCCTCTAAAGGCACCCAGTGAGTAGgttggaattttcccagtttactgggcaggggctcaagccagtttggTTACATGGTTGGAAGAAcctccctagatactgaacctggcCCTTCTGGCTGTTGACTGCTacaggcagaagggttacactttgTTGAGGGATATAGTCACCGAGGGGCTAAAACACAGTTTACTCTTGCTAGATAAATAGGACCCAACTAATGTATTCTCCAAATCATGTTGCATTCCTGACCTCCGGAAGTGGGATCTTCCAGAGAGCTGTTACTGTCCAGTGATTATTTTAGAGGTGAAATGTAGCCATTAAATTAACAGTGAAAACAACTCCTCCCCCCAGACTTGAATGACTCAATTTGACCATATAGAGAACTGTTCTCTTATTAAGCTAAATTTATTTCCCAATAAAAAGGGCTTCATGTTGAACCTGGACCAAATGCTGCTTTTCAGAGCCGAAGATCTGGGAGATGGCAGCAAGGCACATTATAAAGCTAGGGAGCTCTTAAtagttctttttcttttaaattggcAGCCAgcaaacagccatttttctagAAACATACTAATAAACGGATGGCAACAGTCACCTTTCTCACAGACCACAGGAGAGGGCCCTAGGTTTGATTTAGCCTGCTTTGTGAAAGGACCCTCATTAAAACAGCATTTTCCAGGTGATTTTTCAAGTGGCAATTATCCTCATATGTGTGTCTTTCTTAGCCATTGATTAGGGAGTGCAGTATGGGAAGGCCTGAGCCTTCATGAAAGGGAAGCAAGAAGGCCCTATGATTGTGGCCTCACAAAAGCAGGGGCCTTCTGTGCAGTGTGCTAAGCCGCTGCAGTGGGAGCAGGACACTGGTGTTGCGCACATGCCACTTTGATAGGGCTCTCTGGAGCCTACCAGTAGGCCGAAGGAGGGTCCCTTAGATGTTGGCAGGCTCCCGGACCCCAATAGGACTTGCCTGTCTGCCACAGACACGAGACTCCTCCAACCAGGCAAAACCTCCATTAAAGAGCCCTGACGAATGTGTTTTCTTTCTCCCACCCTCCACCCTCGCTCCTTCCAGTCACAATTCAAAATATCCAATACTCTTGATCAGACACAGTCTCTCTTCTCACTTCCTATCAAACTGGATTTTGGAAACTCTGCTAGCATAAGCCTTACACTGGACAAAAGCTACCTGAGAATAGACTGTAGCAAATAATTCTGCATCAGTCCTAAGGAGGAATAGAACTGACTATACTagctcttttcttcttcctctttctttaaccctggggttttttccccttctgatAATCTTAGTACGTATGTTTTTAAACCAGGGATCGAGCCTTCACTAATTCACAAGCTTCTGTTTTAATAATAGAAATGccagacatttaaaataatattaatacttTTGCACCTTCCATCTGTCCACAGTACTTGATGGGTGTTAATGAAAGAAGCCTTGTAATGTCCCAGTAAAAAAGGGAAGGATTATTATTCCTTTTACAAATGTGGAAATTGAGGCACATGGAGGATTGGTGACTTATTGTCGTCACACAGTGAATAAAAAATGGCAGAGTGGGGAAATGGATCTAAGTCCTGACTTCCAACCTCCTGCTCTAACTCCTAAACTGTGCTCTCTCTCCAACATAGTCCATTTGTTCTGTTGTTGAGAAGACTTATTTCCTTACCCTAGAGTGCTGAACTTGACTTTCTCAGCCAAATCATTTTGCAGCATTGGCGTATTGCCACCCATATTTGATCTGAACTCAGTCCCCATGTGTGGTAGCAATGGGGACTGAGAGTTTGGGAAAGGGAGCAAGTTACTCCTTATCCAGACAGCAGGAATCCAATAAACTAATGGATATTGCAAGCCGGTTGCTGATTCCAATATTTTTTCAGCCAAAGAAATTGCTGTGTAACCCCCACGCCCTCCAAAAACCTGTGAAGTAAAAGCAAAACATATGACTATCGGCATATTTGTTCTTCCAACACTAAGGCTTCCCTGAGCCTGTATATCAACCCCAATACCCTACATGCCAGTCAAGCCTCAATTACCAGGCATAGGCATTTCTGGACAAATGATAACAGCTTCCAAAGAAAGGTTTATGGCTACCTCAGCCAAGCTAATTGCCCTCCCTTTTCTTCCCAGTGGCCCTCCACTCTCTTCACACAGGAGTCAAAGAGCTTGGGTTCATAGGAGAGAGGTCATGTTTGTTGTAAAGGATTAACACAAAGTCTTAAAGCTGTGTGCTTCACAGGAGGGAGTTACAAGTGGAACATATGTGAAGAGAGGTCTGTTAGAACATCACTGCCTTCTGCCTGAAGCCTAAGATAGCGACCGTCTGCAACACAGAAGGATAAAGAAAGATGCCAAGAGCAGCTGAGCAGCGTCAGCCCCCCAGTCTGATAAGGACGGTACTAGGACATGGACCTCGGTAGAGTCTGCTCCACTCCTACTGTGAAATCTGCTCTGGATACAGGTACCAATTCTGGCGGTGTTTTCACACTAGGTCAAAGTTTCTCTCGGGGTGGGCTGCAAGATGGTTTTAGGGAGGACACCAAGCAGGGCCTGTGTTTGGCTTTTCCTTGGCCCCGTTAAGTCTAAGCTGCACCATGTGGTGCTTAAACCTAAACCTAAAACCTGGGCAACTTAGCTTTGCAGGGCCCTTATGGCCCTACTTGCTACCCTCTACTGCCTGCCCTGGCCTTTATATGCAGACACAGTTATTGAGGAGCACGTGAGTTGGGGAACAGGCTAGGCCTTCAggcaaggcagttgccttgggcccctaGCCTTCTGGGTCCTGTGACACCCAACTGCTtgcttgctgccctggctgggagctgcccagccagtggtggatatagggcagggcgaatggggcggctgccctgggctccgcacttcaataggccccgcgtcAGCACCAGGGTCGGACTGACCCAgcaggataccgggaatttcccggtgggccgtccgCTGAAGGGtcggccagcagctgctggaggaggcaggagaTTGTGGCGGGGCGCTGCAGCCCCACACTTTTGAAATTCCCCGGTGCCGGCCAGTACGGGCCACGTGGGGCCAAAGGAGTGCATGCACGGCATGCTGAAATGCCGCACAatagctgagaggggagatgcctgaGTGTGGCGtggcgtgacgtcacggcccgggacttcaAAACCGTGCGACCCAGCGTTGTACCTCTTGGTTCGGCATgtggcctggagcctgggctggggtCGCGGCCGCCCTGCATACTGGAAGGCataaggtggatggcagaggaaggggcttgtgctgaggggaggagggcaggtcaggagaagaaaggggaggagagacgacatgccagggggccaagtagagacaatgaggaaaagggcaggaggggaggtgtcagtgggaggggggacatggtgatgctgggagaggagagagtaagggcattgagggctataggggggaggggaggtgctgggagaaggcttgaaaggaagggtgggcatgaggaaggcggggatggagccaaggcatgtgtgaaatcatgggggcagagggtagtgagggggtgggcatcagggaaaaagagggcaaaggaggtaggggcagtgagggaagagggaggcaccaggagggtgcaggggtaagggaaggtgcaggtttcaggggattctgggggatgaagcagaagggcagacacctgcaggggagggaccagcaccagaagagagaggcagggcaggtgtgtagagggaggtgttaggagaggggatgaggagggggtaaGTTCACATGATCAGTGTGGGGCTACTGAAGGAATGGGCATAGGGGgaccccttttttctgttttttcttcaaagggggccccccccccccgcaatattgtgctgctctgggccccccgCAAAACTCGCATCCGCCCCTGTGCCCAGCCACTGATGGCATGGCACCTTGGGCCCTGAAaatctttggctgggcctgcggTGGAATTTTATAGCCTGTGTGGGAGACCTTAGGGGGGAAAAAGATGAAAAGTTGAGAGCAGGAtatggcagggaggaggaggcagctgctGATGGGCTTGGGGGATTTTGGAAGGAGGTAACGACTCGATCCTTAGCTATCTAGTAAGAAGGGCACATCCCCTCCCTCTCGAGGGAGAGCCGCGCGGGGCTGCTGTGCTGGGGCGGGAAAGCCCGGGGGCTCCCCTCACGGTCTGGCAGCCGCGCGGGGGCGGCGTTGTGTTAGCACGACCGACTCGCCGACGTCAGGCGGAAGGGAAGCGGCCGGGCAGGCTTTACATGGCATGCGGCGACTGAGCATGCTCCTgtgtgggctgcagggggctATATAGCGCCGGGGACGGcgcggcagcggcagcagcttccGACGAAGCTCGCGGCCGCAGCGCTTCCCTTGTCCGCGCTCCGCAGGGAACTGCAGAGGGAGCCTCGGCTGCCAAAGCCGCCGGGTGCGAGCAGAGCGTCGGGGACCCCGACCTGCCTTTGGCTGCGGCTGAGCGAAGTTGAGAGGGGCCGGCATTGAGcgcagcccggccactgtccctcTCTGCTCCTCGGCTGTCTCTCGGCTCGGCGCCCGCGCCCATCCCCGTGGTTTCTGGCACCGCGCGCTCGCTCAGCGCCGCCTGCTCCTGTTGCCTCTGCCCCGCTGGAAATTCAGCGAAGCCGCAGAAGAAGGGCCGTTCCGGCTAACATGATGGCAGCCAAGCAAGCCGAGCTCATGGGCATCTGCTCCAGCTACCAAGCGGTCATGCCTCATTTCGTGTGCATCGCCGAGGAATTCCCGCAGCCCATCCGCCCCGCCAAGATGCCCAAGGGCAAGCTGAGGAGACCGAGGCAGTCCCGCTTCAAGACCCAGCCGGTGACTTTCGATGAGatccaggaggtggaggaggaaggggtttCCCCCATGGAGGAGGAGAAAGCCAAGAAATCCTTCCTGCAGTCCCTGGAGTGCCTGAGGAGGAGCACCCAGAACCTGAGCCTGCAGAGAGAGAAACTCAGCAGCTGCAAGCTACGGAACAGTTTGGACTCTAGTGACTCTGACTCTGCCCTGTGAAGGGATCACTGGGGCTCAGTGATAACCCAtcgcagcagctttgcaaagccaatGGACAGCGAGAAGGGACTGTGCTTCACAGCCAAGCTTGCAGCCGCCAGATAGAGGCCAAGAACTTTATAGAGTCTATATTTTTCAAGGGAGACTATTTGTGGAGATTCTTGCTACCCAGAATTGCTTGCCGAGTAATGGCttttggacactctcttttgtATTATAGATCAGATCCAGTCAGTATGGCAGAGGGGGAGTTTGGGACCAGGATGAAGAATTTATTTGAGAGGGGGGTGAAGTTCCTTTCTCATTATCCTCATGATAAAGAACCAGTCTGAGTGGGATAGTTTCCAAGAGCAATTTGCAAGTAAGGTCAGGATGTTTTCTAGGAAAGCGTTTTTATGTTTTGTTTCTATTAGATTGTATGAAACTTCTGATTTAAAAATACCCTTTTCTATTTGTTAGAAGAAATCAGAGCTGTTTTGGATGCAGTGAGCTGCTggactttatatttatttttgcatttaaaCCGTTGACTGCATTTAATTTAATGTTTTTACCTAAATGTCTGTTGTTATTTCcataaaagagaaataaaagtcAATATATTTGCATAGTGCATTTTCATGAATCTTTATTGGGGGATAACTGTTCCGATTTCTGCTTTCTTAGCCGTTAGTGGCTATATGGGCTTAAAATGTTGAGTGCTAACCCAGAAACAGTAATAATCTTTTCGGGAACAGGAAGGACATTCTCGAAGGGTATTTCAAGTATATGCTGTATAAGAATTTAGCTAGATgacctaaaaaaacaacaacccccttaacataaaacaaaaaaattgataATTGGTGAGGAAATTTACTGAcccattttttttaagttgccaAAACTGGAAAAGTCTAACAATTCTTGGAATAATTATTGAATGACTACTCTGTTGTCTGATCAGACTTTTTCTCCCTTTGACAACTAGGTTTCTCGGTACTACAGACATGCTAAAtttttcttatatatatataaaatgaagtTTCATTTAGTAGACCAAGAAACTGCAGGGCATTCTGGACATGCATATTTCTTTCAAGGTAGGAGAGCGAAAGATTTTGCTGGAGAAAAAGAACATCCAAGAACAAATCTatgggatttatttatttatttattgagtaTGCAGGGTTTCTAGATTTTCCCTCTGTTGCAGGCTCCACAGTATCGGTGCTGAGAGCGTTTACACAAGCTTTGCAAAGGGAAAGGAAACCCCAAGGGGTTTGGAAATTATTTGCTTTCTTCTTCCACTTTATTGAAATGATGTTGGGCTAATTGTTCACTCCCACAGAGCAGCTCTCTCATCGCCTCGAGTCCACTAGGTAAGCCTCTAGAGGTCATAGCATATAACTAGTTTTCCCAATGAGGGTTTGATTTGAGGAAATTGGAGCAGCTACAGTAAAGGGACTTTCTCATATGAGACCATTGTTCAAATGCAGTGTCAGTGAAATGAGATTTGTCCTTGGTTCTAGGGTGCTGTGTAGGGAAGTGTCATAAAACGTATCACTGAACCACCCTACAATTTGGACATCTGTGAATCTCAGGACTGGATTAGCATGAAGAGAAAAATTAAGGAGGACAGGATACAAGTCAGGAGTGAGGTGCATTGCCACAGTGAAAGGGGATTGTAGGTGTGAAATAGCTTGGGGTGTTGCAGGAAAGGATTACAGTACACCAAAAGAGCAGTCTTGGAAGCCCAGCACTGAAAAGGCAGTGGGCACTGTGGGTCAGCAGTGAGGGGCGTCTGCAAAACTGTGCAGAAGCTTGCTATTGGATTACTCCCTTCCGTTTTTGGAGGCACTACAACagttgttatttaaaaaaaatcaaaatgtagaAACTAATTGTTGCTAGGACAGGGATAAAATCACATACACAATCTAACAAGTGAAGGAATAGGTCTGGGACAGACTTATGCTTCCCTGTCATTAAGCATTTGACACCATCACAATATCAAGCAATGCACCTtgtgagagagcctgaaagcTTGTTTCACTCCTTTCTATACAGACAACCAGACAACATCCATGCACAAGGGACAGTCACAATTCTTCCCCAAGAACAGTTTCAGGCATGCAGATAGTCTCACTGGAGTctaaattaaaagaaacaatGTATTACCAGAAACCTGGGTGTTTTTCCTTGATGAATTCCAGTGCTGTTCCAGCTCCTGAAATCTCTGTTTAGTGAGGGGATTTCAGCCTTCAACAGAGGACTTTAGCTTCGACTTTAAAAACAGCATTGAAAATACATAGCAGGTAAATCCACAGTGTTTTGGGTACATGGCTCAGTGACAGCATCCTTCTCCATTTCTCAGGCTGAGACAGTGGCTGTTCAGCCATGTCTTTCTTCCAAATCCAGGTCCAGATTCCACTGTGTTGTATGTACAAATGGCAGGGTCTCTTCAAGAGCTGTCTTGGGCTAAGTGATAACATTGTAAAACTACTTCTTTTCCTCCCCTGAAGTGGTGGGATTAAAAAGAGGCTATTTGCCCAAAACCCTTCTATCTTTGGGTTTGTGAGTGGTTGTGCTGCCATCTCAGGCTAGCTGCGGAAGGTTGAACTGATTCAGGCTGGTGACAGGAAAAGAGTACCAGGTGCTGACATTGCTGCGGGGGGGAATACCCACATTCACTTTTCAGATCCAAGACACAGATCCAGGATGTGGTGAGGGTTGGTTAACAAAGCACCTCATCCTATAGATAAATTAAATATCTTTTCACGTGACCATTGTTATTGTCCCCCTCCAAGTGAATATCCTGCTGGGGAAAGATGCCAAAGTGACAGTCCTGGAGGCTGGGATTTTTGTTCCCAGAGCAGGTACAGCCAAAGCCACACCAATGCAAAGCTTTGGCCAGGGTGCTTTAGCCCTGTGGCAGAGGAGCAGCCTCAGTCTGAAAGGGAAATGCACTGGCTGTGGCCCAGACTGACCTTGTCCTCTGATGGGAAGGTTCCTGCTAtggcagtgggttttttttgtgatGTCCCCTAGGAATTGTACCAAGACCCAACAAGCTCTTTTTACCCAAATCACCACCTAACTTAGTCCCAAAGAAcctccatactgggtcagaccaaaggtccatctagttcagtaacctgtctgccaacagtggccaataccagatgccccagagggaggtaaTCATCAAggtgcttctacactgcagggcttaactcaaaataaaccatgcaaattgagctacgtcaattacgtatcttatttcgaaatagggagcatctacacagcacttatttagaaatagagcactcttcctcctatttcccttattcctcatacaatgagggttacaggagcaaGAATAAggagttctccagcttgacactatttcaaaataactatctgctgtgtagatgcagactgttattttggaattgtgctagttattttgaaatagtgttgcagtgtagacgtaccccaaatgatcactctcctgtcatccatttccagcctctgacagataag encodes the following:
- the C4H11orf96 gene encoding uncharacterized protein C11orf96 homolog, whose translation is MMAAKQAELMGICSSYQAVMPHFVCIAEEFPQPIRPAKMPKGKLRRPRQSRFKTQPVTFDEIQEVEEEGVSPMEEEKAKKSFLQSLECLRRSTQNLSLQREKLSSCKLRNSLDSSDSDSAL